The proteins below are encoded in one region of Flavobacterium nackdongense:
- a CDS encoding DUF4199 domain-containing protein — MNEIIKKNGVSFGVMTGILSALITASIYAIDLNLFVKWWLGIVIIVVYLIIGIVLLTKTKKELKGMFTFKEAFTTYFISAVIGIAISVGFNILLFNVIDPSAKDSINEIVIKYTAETMQKFGAPSAAVNEAIKKMQENNPYSTIELLKGSAFSIAGSALFGLLLALIFKSKPSQE, encoded by the coding sequence ATGAACGAGATTATCAAGAAAAATGGGGTTTCTTTCGGTGTAATGACCGGTATTTTAAGTGCTTTAATTACGGCTTCAATTTATGCAATAGATTTAAATCTTTTTGTAAAATGGTGGCTTGGAATAGTTATTATAGTGGTTTACCTCATCATTGGTATCGTTTTATTAACCAAAACAAAAAAAGAATTAAAAGGTATGTTTACTTTTAAAGAAGCTTTTACCACTTATTTTATCTCTGCAGTAATTGGAATAGCAATATCTGTCGGCTTTAACATTCTCTTGTTTAACGTGATTGATCCATCGGCTAAAGATTCCATAAACGAAATAGTTATTAAATATACTGCCGAAACGATGCAAAAATTTGGAGCTCCGTCTGCTGCGGTTAACGAAGCCATTAAAAAAATGCAAGAAAACAATCCGTATTCGACTATAGAATTATTAAAAGGTTCCGCGTTTAGCATTGCAGGAAGTGCTCTTTTTGGATTATTATTAGCTTTAATCTTTAAAAGCAAACCATCACAAGAATAA
- a CDS encoding phospho-sugar mutase — translation MEIKQHILDAVNEWLTPTFDKTTQEAVIEMMTSSPKDLEESFYKNLEFGTGGMRGVMGVGNNRINKYTLGKSTQGLSDYLKIAFPDQPLKAVIAFDCRHNSKTLAKTVADVFSANGIQVYLFSDLRPTPELSFALKYLGCQCGIVLTASHNPPEYNGYKVYWQDGGQIVPPQDGAIIETIEKLNYSQIKFDADENLIQYIDAEIDQAFIKSTIENASFGTSQEAKDNLNIVFTSLHGTSITAIPETFAQAGYKNVNIVEEQRVPNGDFPTVKSPNPEEPEALTLALALADKTNADIVVGTDPDCDRLGVAVRNNEGQMILLNGNQTMILMTAFLLKEWKKAGKINGKQFVGSTIVSTPMIMELATAYGVECKVGLTGFKWIAKMIKDFPELEFIGGGEESFGFMVGDAVRDKDAVAATLLICELAAQVKANGSSVYKELQQSYVEHGFYKEHLISLTKKGMDGLAEINQMMVDMRNNPVKEINGQRVVMLEDYKSSIAKNLLTGEEETMDMPKSDVLIYYTEDGSKICARPSGTEPKIKFYISVNTELDSVENFTEVEAVLNEKIKNIITAMQLS, via the coding sequence ATGGAAATCAAACAACACATTTTAGACGCGGTAAACGAATGGTTAACGCCAACATTTGACAAAACAACACAAGAGGCAGTGATCGAAATGATGACTTCTTCGCCCAAGGATTTGGAAGAGAGTTTTTATAAAAATCTAGAATTCGGAACTGGCGGAATGCGCGGTGTGATGGGCGTTGGAAACAATCGCATCAATAAATACACTTTAGGAAAAAGTACCCAAGGACTTTCGGATTATTTGAAAATCGCTTTTCCAGACCAACCATTGAAAGCCGTAATCGCTTTTGACTGTCGTCATAATAGTAAGACATTAGCCAAAACAGTTGCCGATGTTTTCTCTGCCAATGGAATTCAAGTGTATTTATTTTCGGATTTACGCCCTACCCCTGAATTGTCTTTTGCTCTAAAATATTTAGGTTGCCAATGTGGAATTGTATTGACCGCTTCGCACAATCCGCCAGAATACAACGGTTACAAAGTGTACTGGCAAGATGGCGGACAAATCGTACCTCCGCAAGATGGCGCGATTATCGAAACTATTGAAAAACTAAATTATAGCCAAATCAAATTTGACGCCGACGAAAATCTGATACAATACATTGATGCTGAAATTGACCAAGCGTTCATCAAATCGACTATCGAAAATGCTAGCTTTGGAACATCGCAAGAAGCCAAAGACAATTTGAATATTGTATTTACATCCTTACACGGAACCTCGATTACTGCTATTCCCGAAACTTTTGCCCAAGCGGGATACAAAAATGTAAATATCGTTGAAGAGCAAAGAGTTCCAAATGGCGATTTTCCAACAGTTAAATCTCCAAATCCTGAAGAGCCAGAAGCTTTGACATTGGCATTGGCATTGGCAGATAAAACAAACGCCGATATTGTTGTGGGAACTGACCCTGACTGCGACCGTTTGGGTGTTGCAGTTCGAAATAACGAAGGCCAAATGATCTTACTGAACGGAAACCAAACGATGATTCTGATGACTGCATTTCTATTAAAAGAATGGAAAAAAGCAGGGAAAATCAACGGAAAACAATTCGTGGGCTCGACTATTGTTTCTACTCCGATGATTATGGAATTGGCTACAGCTTATGGTGTGGAATGCAAAGTCGGCTTGACTGGCTTCAAATGGATTGCCAAAATGATCAAGGATTTCCCAGAATTGGAATTCATCGGCGGTGGGGAAGAAAGCTTTGGATTTATGGTAGGCGACGCTGTTCGCGATAAGGACGCAGTTGCAGCTACTTTATTGATTTGCGAATTGGCGGCTCAAGTGAAAGCCAATGGTAGCAGTGTTTACAAAGAATTGCAACAATCGTATGTAGAGCACGGTTTTTACAAAGAACATTTGATTTCGTTAACCAAAAAAGGAATGGATGGTTTAGCCGAAATCAACCAAATGATGGTCGATATGCGTAATAATCCAGTAAAAGAAATCAACGGGCAACGTGTGGTGATGCTAGAAGATTATAAATCTTCGATTGCCAAAAATTTATTGACTGGTGAGGAAGAAACGATGGATATGCCAAAATCGGACGTTTTGATTTATTATACGGAAGACGGTTCGAAAATTTGTGCTAGACCAAGTGGAACCGAACCAAAAATCAAATTCTACATCAGCGTAAACACCGAATTAGACAGTGTAGAAAATTTCACGGAAGTGGAAGCGGTATTAAATGAAAAAATCAAAAACATCATTACTGCCATGCAGTTGAGCTAA
- a CDS encoding PDDEXK nuclease domain-containing protein: MNKLDTNDEPKLLNSIIGLIDQTRHIVAKTVNQELTLLYWNIGKTINDDILKNDRADYGKKLIPTLSLALTNKYGVGFNKRNLQSFVKLNTVIEDITILHTVCAKLSWSHIRNLIYIENPIKREFYIQMTIHERWSVRTLQERIDGMLFERTAISKKPEQTIVNELKTLEKEKKISPDLAFRDPYFLDFLGLHDSYSEKDLESSILAQLQYFITEMGSEFAFLARQKRIIIDNEDFYIDLLFYHRGLKSLVAIDLKLGKFKAKYKGQMELYLRWLEKNEQKEGENKPIGLILCSEKSPEQINYLMLDTDEQIKVAEYLTQLPEKKLLLEKLEKAIAIAENNNRK, from the coding sequence ATGAACAAATTGGACACAAATGATGAACCAAAACTATTAAATTCGATTATCGGTTTAATAGATCAAACACGTCATATTGTTGCCAAAACAGTCAACCAAGAACTGACTTTATTGTATTGGAATATTGGAAAAACCATCAATGATGATATTCTAAAAAATGACCGCGCGGACTATGGAAAGAAATTGATTCCAACGTTGAGCTTAGCACTTACGAACAAATATGGAGTAGGTTTTAATAAAAGAAATCTGCAAAGTTTTGTTAAACTGAACACTGTTATAGAAGATATTACAATTTTGCACACAGTGTGTGCAAAATTGAGTTGGTCCCATATCAGAAATCTTATTTACATAGAAAACCCTATAAAAAGGGAATTTTATATCCAAATGACAATTCACGAAAGATGGAGTGTCCGAACATTGCAGGAGCGAATAGATGGTATGCTTTTTGAAAGAACCGCCATTAGCAAAAAACCGGAACAAACAATCGTCAATGAATTAAAAACATTAGAAAAGGAAAAGAAAATAAGTCCTGATTTAGCTTTTCGAGATCCCTATTTTTTAGATTTTTTAGGTTTACACGATAGTTACTCTGAGAAAGATTTAGAAAGCTCTATATTGGCACAACTTCAATATTTTATTACCGAAATGGGTAGCGAGTTCGCTTTTTTAGCCCGCCAAAAAAGGATAATTATAGACAATGAAGATTTTTACATCGATTTACTTTTTTATCATCGAGGTCTTAAAAGTTTGGTTGCCATAGATTTGAAATTGGGGAAATTTAAAGCCAAATACAAAGGACAAATGGAACTGTATCTTCGTTGGTTAGAGAAAAACGAACAAAAAGAAGGAGAAAACAAACCCATTGGCTTAATCCTTTGTAGCGAAAAATCTCCGGAGCAAATCAATTATTTGATGCTTGATACTGATGAACAAATTAAGGTTGCAGAATACCTCACGCAATTACCAGAAAAAAAATTATTGCTAGAAAAATTAGAAAAAGCCATAGCAATAGCAGAAAACAACAATAGAAAATAA
- a CDS encoding GlmU family protein, whose amino-acid sequence MNYILFDGPARNALLPFTFTRPVADILIGILTIRQKWEKRLGSTTTTLTEEYLSEKFPMIEMEENVMINASFLPNSVLAEMVVNLSSNQAIFKGEDVIAFYTSENQEEVDFDTYQIIEFEGEVLRIERTWDIFSNNDAAIREDFELLTEGRKSQSIPKSVNVIDKENIFIEEGAKLEFVTLNASSGPIYIGKNTEIMEGSVIRGPFALCENASVKMGSKIYGATTVGSYSRIGGEVKNAVIFSYSNKGHEGFLGDSVLGEWCNIGADTNTSNLKNNYDEVKLWSYETEGFAKTGLQFCGLMMGDHSKCGINTMFNTGTVVGVSANIFGAGFPRNFVPSFSWGGAAGFTTYLTKKAFETARLVMSRRNIHFDEKEAAILEHVFEETKKWRKE is encoded by the coding sequence ATGAATTATATCCTTTTCGATGGACCTGCCAGAAATGCTTTGCTGCCTTTTACTTTCACGCGTCCTGTTGCCGACATTCTAATCGGTATTTTGACCATTCGCCAGAAATGGGAAAAACGTTTGGGATCGACCACAACTACATTGACCGAGGAATATTTGTCCGAAAAATTTCCAATGATAGAAATGGAGGAGAATGTGATGATCAACGCATCCTTTTTGCCCAATTCGGTTTTGGCTGAAATGGTTGTAAACCTAAGTTCAAATCAAGCTATTTTTAAAGGAGAGGATGTCATTGCTTTTTACACTAGTGAGAATCAGGAAGAGGTTGATTTCGATACTTATCAAATCATTGAATTTGAAGGAGAAGTTTTGAGAATAGAACGTACTTGGGATATTTTTTCGAACAATGATGCGGCTATTCGAGAAGATTTTGAGCTTTTGACTGAAGGTAGAAAATCACAAAGTATTCCCAAAAGTGTTAATGTGATTGATAAAGAAAATATTTTTATCGAAGAAGGAGCAAAACTCGAATTTGTGACTCTAAATGCATCATCAGGTCCTATTTATATTGGAAAAAATACCGAAATAATGGAAGGTTCTGTTATTCGTGGTCCATTTGCTTTATGCGAAAACGCTTCTGTGAAAATGGGTTCTAAAATCTATGGTGCTACAACGGTTGGTTCGTATTCTAGAATTGGCGGTGAGGTAAAAAATGCAGTAATTTTTTCCTATTCTAATAAAGGGCACGAAGGATTTTTGGGCGATTCTGTGCTAGGCGAATGGTGTAATATCGGAGCAGATACCAATACTTCAAATCTGAAAAATAATTATGACGAAGTAAAACTGTGGAGTTATGAAACCGAAGGTTTTGCCAAAACTGGACTGCAATTTTGTGGTTTAATGATGGGAGACCACAGCAAATGCGGTATCAACACCATGTTCAATACTGGAACTGTGGTTGGGGTAAGTGCCAATATTTTTGGTGCTGGATTTCCCCGCAATTTTGTTCCGAGTTTTTCTTGGGGCGGAGCTGCTGGATTTACAACCTATCTAACCAAGAAAGCCTTCGAAACGGCTCGATTAGTAATGAGTCGCAGAAATATTCACTTTGACGAAAAAGAAGCAGCGATTTTAGAACACGTTTTTGAGGAAACTAAAAAGTGGAGAAAGGAGTAA
- a CDS encoding ABC transporter ATP-binding protein: MDKNLIKLFPYTKPYKSHIIWNVTYNVLYALFSTISMLTLLPMLEVLFGKNKVIENAPVYEGIGGIMRFGKEYLYYQISELSKGSGPQFALLLVVTLVITTFLLKNLFNYLASYHIMHLKNGVLRDLRKTMYDKIIELPISYYSEKRKGDVMARMLGDVGEVQNSFFSILELVIKEPLTIVFALITMFVISAKLTMFVLIFIPISGFIISKIGKSLKAKSLKAQNEGGYLISIVEESLSGLKVVKSYNAETTFKNRFNESITRLLKLSNSIGNKNNLASPLSEFMGITTIATLLWYGGNLVLVDKTLDGSAFIVYLTLAYNILTPAKAISKASYSVKNGLAAAQRVFEVLEVENEITSKVNAVEKDTFETAISLQNVNFKYEEEAVLKDFSLEVKKGQTVALVGQSGSGKSTIANLLTRFYDVNEGSIVIDGVNIKDMNLHSLRSLMGLVTQDSILFNDTIKANIALGKIDATDEEIIEALKIANAYEFVQDLPMGIDTNIGDSGNKLSGGQKQRLSIARAVLKNPPIMILDEATSALDTESEKFVQVALENMMQNRTSIVIAHRLSTIQKADKIVVMKKGKIVEQGTHEELIALNGNYNKLVTMQSFE; this comes from the coding sequence ATGGATAAAAACTTAATTAAACTCTTTCCGTACACAAAACCCTATAAGTCACATATCATTTGGAATGTGACTTACAATGTTTTGTATGCTTTATTTAGCACCATTTCGATGTTGACTTTATTACCAATGCTCGAAGTGCTTTTTGGCAAAAATAAAGTTATCGAAAACGCCCCTGTCTATGAAGGAATTGGAGGTATAATGCGGTTCGGAAAAGAGTATTTGTATTATCAAATATCGGAATTATCAAAAGGAAGTGGGCCGCAATTTGCTCTTTTATTGGTGGTAACCTTAGTAATTACCACTTTTTTACTAAAAAATTTATTCAATTATCTGGCTTCTTATCACATTATGCACTTGAAAAATGGTGTATTACGTGATTTGAGAAAAACGATGTACGACAAAATAATCGAATTGCCTATTTCCTATTATTCTGAAAAAAGAAAAGGTGATGTTATGGCAAGAATGCTTGGCGATGTGGGCGAAGTTCAAAATTCATTTTTTTCAATATTAGAACTCGTCATCAAAGAACCTTTAACCATTGTTTTTGCACTAATCACTATGTTTGTCATTAGCGCAAAACTAACTATGTTTGTTTTGATATTCATTCCCATTTCGGGATTTATCATTTCAAAAATTGGAAAAAGCCTCAAAGCAAAATCGTTGAAAGCTCAAAACGAAGGAGGTTATCTTATTTCGATTGTGGAAGAAAGTCTTAGCGGTTTGAAAGTGGTCAAAAGTTACAATGCCGAAACCACTTTCAAAAACAGATTCAACGAATCGATTACAAGATTATTAAAATTATCAAATAGTATTGGAAATAAAAACAATTTAGCGTCGCCTTTGAGCGAATTTATGGGAATCACCACTATTGCTACTTTGCTTTGGTACGGCGGGAATTTAGTTTTAGTAGACAAAACCCTAGATGGTTCGGCTTTCATTGTTTACCTTACCTTGGCCTACAATATTCTCACGCCAGCAAAAGCCATTTCGAAAGCTTCGTATTCCGTAAAAAACGGATTAGCTGCTGCCCAAAGAGTTTTTGAAGTATTGGAGGTTGAGAATGAAATCACATCCAAAGTAAATGCAGTCGAAAAAGACACATTCGAAACGGCAATTTCATTACAAAACGTCAACTTCAAATATGAAGAAGAAGCAGTTTTAAAAGATTTTTCTCTTGAAGTAAAAAAGGGACAGACTGTTGCTCTTGTTGGTCAATCCGGAAGTGGAAAAAGTACGATTGCGAATTTATTGACCCGTTTTTATGATGTAAATGAAGGGTCGATTGTGATTGATGGTGTCAATATTAAAGATATGAATTTACATTCGCTTCGCAGTTTGATGGGTTTGGTGACACAAGATAGCATCTTGTTCAACGATACTATAAAAGCGAACATTGCTTTAGGGAAAATTGACGCAACCGACGAAGAAATCATCGAAGCTTTGAAAATTGCCAACGCTTATGAGTTTGTCCAAGATTTGCCAATGGGAATCGACACCAACATTGGCGACAGCGGCAATAAACTTTCTGGCGGTCAAAAACAACGATTGTCGATTGCTCGTGCGGTTTTAAAGAATCCGCCGATTATGATTTTAGACGAAGCCACATCCGCATTGGATACTGAAAGCGAAAAATTTGTGCAAGTGGCTTTAGAAAATATGATGCAAAACAGAACATCTATTGTCATTGCTCACCGCCTTTCGACCATTCAAAAAGCAGATAAAATTGTGGTTATGAAAAAAGGAAAAATCGTAGAACAAGGTACACACGAGGAACTCATCGCGCTGAATGGAAACTATAACAAATTGGTAACCATGCAGTCTTTTGAATAA
- a CDS encoding TonB-dependent receptor: protein MGQNKILLVFLVFFFGLIASGQSARIKGVILDVNNQAVANVNVTCQGKGTQSNANGFYALTVPANQKLTVVFSHISLKKSTISVTLKPDEDYEFNLVMNDKDEQMGEVVITVNNKKRVQGVTVIEPELIRKIPGANAGVENILKSLPGVNSNNELSTQYAVRGGNYDENLVYVNEIEVYRPFLIRSGQQEGLSFTNTDLVQNVDFSAGGFQSKYGDKLSSVLDITYRNPTQFGAVAEASFLGASVAVDAVSENGKWSTVNGIRYRNNSLLVDSQETQTNYTPVFADFQTNVNFKPSDKWEFSFLGNLSSNDYKYQPLTRQTNFGTIDDPMALLIYYEGQEKDKYTTVFGAVKSTYTASKNATYKLIASAYHTQEQEYFDILAQYRLGEVDSNFGSENFGDVAFTRGIGSQLNHARNDLDALIINTELKGIHNWKKNQFEWGAKFTRESIRDRVIEWEVIDSAGFSINPPIKFLPKNDQPYSPYTGPLVPYQNVRATNFVDINRFSGYLQWSRKGYIGNNEIWMNAGVRSQNWTVSGDNITSSTQITFSPRAQFSLKPNWDMDMFFRLSGGLYHQPPSYRELRDANGVVQPDVKAQQSIHIVLSNDYSFKIWNRPFKMVSEVYYKTLSDVNTYTLDNVRIRYVANNNAKAYAQGFDFRLNGEFVPGTESWFSFGYLKTEENSDNRGYISRPTDQRLKFALLFQDYMPKIPSIKLYLNLVYNTGLPGGSPSYSDPYLYQSRLNDYRRADVGFFKVLIDEQNPSDRKWLQPFKELAIGLEIFNLFDNQNAITNTWVRDVYSKNQYAIPNYMTTRVFNVKVNMRF, encoded by the coding sequence TTGGGTCAAAATAAAATATTACTCGTTTTCCTAGTTTTCTTTTTTGGATTGATAGCGTCAGGGCAATCTGCTCGCATTAAAGGAGTTATTCTGGATGTGAATAATCAAGCGGTTGCCAATGTGAATGTGACTTGCCAAGGCAAAGGCACACAATCGAACGCCAACGGATTTTATGCATTGACGGTTCCGGCAAATCAGAAGCTAACAGTTGTTTTTTCACATATTTCATTAAAAAAATCTACGATTTCAGTTACTTTAAAACCAGACGAAGATTATGAATTCAATTTGGTGATGAATGATAAAGACGAGCAAATGGGCGAGGTCGTTATTACCGTAAATAACAAAAAACGAGTTCAAGGTGTTACTGTAATTGAACCAGAATTAATTCGTAAAATACCCGGAGCCAACGCTGGTGTCGAAAATATTTTGAAGTCCTTGCCGGGCGTCAATTCTAATAATGAATTGAGTACTCAATATGCGGTTCGCGGTGGGAATTATGACGAAAATTTGGTTTATGTTAATGAAATTGAAGTCTATCGTCCGTTTTTAATACGCTCCGGTCAACAAGAAGGATTGAGTTTTACCAACACCGATTTGGTTCAAAATGTCGATTTTTCTGCTGGAGGTTTTCAGTCGAAATATGGCGATAAATTATCTTCGGTTTTAGATATTACGTATCGAAATCCAACCCAATTTGGAGCTGTAGCTGAAGCGAGTTTTCTGGGAGCTAGTGTCGCTGTTGATGCCGTTTCTGAAAACGGAAAATGGTCCACGGTCAATGGGATTCGGTATCGTAACAATTCCCTTTTAGTAGATAGTCAGGAAACACAAACGAATTATACTCCCGTTTTTGCCGATTTTCAGACCAACGTCAATTTCAAACCTTCGGACAAATGGGAATTTAGTTTTTTGGGAAATCTTTCTTCCAATGATTACAAATACCAGCCTCTGACTCGACAAACCAATTTTGGAACTATCGATGACCCGATGGCCTTGTTGATTTATTATGAAGGACAAGAAAAAGATAAATATACTACCGTTTTTGGTGCGGTCAAATCGACTTATACTGCTTCAAAAAATGCTACTTATAAATTGATCGCCTCGGCTTATCATACTCAAGAACAAGAATATTTTGACATTTTGGCGCAATACCGATTGGGCGAAGTAGATTCTAATTTTGGTTCGGAAAATTTTGGTGACGTCGCTTTCACCCGCGGGATTGGTTCGCAACTCAATCACGCAAGAAATGATTTAGACGCCTTAATTATCAATACCGAATTAAAAGGTATTCACAATTGGAAAAAAAACCAATTTGAATGGGGAGCAAAATTTACTCGCGAATCGATTCGTGATCGAGTGATTGAATGGGAAGTTATCGATTCTGCTGGTTTTTCCATCAATCCGCCGATTAAATTTTTACCTAAAAACGATCAGCCGTATTCCCCGTACACAGGGCCATTGGTTCCGTATCAGAATGTGAGAGCGACAAATTTTGTCGACATCAACCGATTTTCAGGTTATCTGCAATGGAGTCGGAAAGGCTATATTGGCAATAACGAAATTTGGATGAATGCAGGTGTTCGTTCCCAAAATTGGACTGTTTCTGGAGATAATATAACGAGTTCAACTCAAATTACCTTTAGCCCACGAGCACAATTTTCCTTAAAACCCAATTGGGATATGGATATGTTTTTCCGTCTTTCGGGAGGATTGTATCATCAACCGCCATCGTATCGAGAATTAAGAGATGCCAATGGTGTGGTACAACCCGATGTCAAAGCCCAACAATCGATTCATATTGTTTTAAGTAATGATTACAGTTTCAAAATATGGAATCGTCCTTTCAAAATGGTTTCGGAGGTGTATTATAAAACCTTGTCAGACGTTAATACCTATACTCTGGATAATGTTCGAATTCGGTATGTTGCCAATAATAATGCGAAAGCCTATGCCCAAGGTTTTGACTTTAGATTGAATGGTGAATTTGTCCCCGGAACCGAATCCTGGTTTAGTTTTGGATATCTAAAAACCGAAGAAAACAGCGATAACAGAGGATATATTTCGAGACCAACCGACCAAAGATTGAAATTTGCGCTTTTGTTCCAAGATTATATGCCCAAGATTCCAAGCATAAAATTGTATCTGAATTTGGTTTATAATACGGGTTTGCCAGGAGGCTCTCCGTCATATTCTGATCCTTATTTGTATCAAAGTCGATTGAATGATTACCGACGTGCGGATGTGGGCTTCTTCAAAGTTTTGATTGATGAGCAGAATCCATCGGATAGGAAATGGCTTCAACCTTTCAAAGAATTAGCTATTGGATTAGAAATTTTCAACCTTTTCGACAATCAAAATGCGATTACCAATACTTGGGTTCGTGATGTGTATTCTAAAAATCAATACGCGATTCCGAATTATATGACCACACGAGTTTTTAATGTGAAGGTCAATATGAGGTTTTGA
- a CDS encoding type B 50S ribosomal protein L31 has translation MKKGIHPENYRLVAFKDMSNEDVFITKSTAETRETITVDGVEYPVVKMEISRTSHPFYTGKSKLIDTAGRIDKFKTKYAKHVK, from the coding sequence ATGAAAAAAGGAATTCACCCAGAAAATTACAGATTAGTTGCTTTTAAAGATATGTCTAACGAGGACGTTTTTATCACTAAATCTACTGCAGAAACAAGAGAAACAATCACTGTTGACGGTGTTGAATATCCAGTTGTAAAAATGGAGATCTCTAGAACTTCTCACCCTTTTTATACAGGTAAATCTAAACTTATTGATACTGCAGGACGTATCGATAAATTCAAAACTAAATACGCTAAACACGTTAAATAA
- a CDS encoding glycosyltransferase family 2 protein, producing MNLSLLIPLLNEDESLKELYTWIISVMKSNNYSYEIIFIDDGSTDNSWPIIEDLASENANVKGIRFMKNFGKSQALHAGFAKAQGDVIITMDADLQDSPEEIPGLYEMITEQNYDLVSGWKKKRYDSVVAKNLPSKLFNWAARKTSGVQLNDFNCGLKAYKNVVVKNVEVSGEMHRYIPVLAKNAGFSKIGEKVVQHQARKYGETKFGMDRFVNGFLDLITIWFLSKFGKRPMHLFGAMGSVMFIIGFLAAGFIGFMKLYNLYNDLPYHLITDNPWFYISLTTMVLGTQLFLAGFLGEIILRTKNNEERYKVWKELN from the coding sequence ATGAATTTATCCCTACTAATTCCTCTTCTCAACGAAGACGAATCGCTGAAAGAACTGTACACTTGGATTATTTCGGTAATGAAATCCAACAATTATTCGTACGAAATTATTTTTATTGATGATGGAAGTACAGATAATTCTTGGCCAATCATTGAAGATCTAGCCTCTGAAAATGCGAATGTAAAAGGCATTCGCTTTATGAAAAACTTTGGAAAATCACAGGCTTTGCATGCAGGTTTTGCCAAAGCCCAAGGCGATGTGATCATCACAATGGATGCGGATTTGCAAGACAGTCCAGAAGAAATTCCAGGTTTGTATGAAATGATAACAGAACAAAATTACGACTTGGTCTCGGGTTGGAAAAAGAAACGCTATGATTCTGTAGTAGCCAAAAATCTTCCTTCTAAATTATTCAATTGGGCTGCCAGAAAAACATCTGGAGTGCAACTCAACGATTTTAATTGTGGTTTGAAAGCCTACAAAAATGTAGTGGTAAAAAACGTCGAGGTTTCTGGCGAAATGCACCGTTACATCCCAGTTTTGGCAAAAAATGCCGGTTTTAGTAAAATTGGCGAAAAAGTAGTGCAGCACCAAGCCCGAAAATATGGCGAAACCAAATTTGGTATGGATCGTTTTGTCAACGGATTTTTGGATTTAATCACGATTTGGTTCCTTTCTAAATTCGGAAAAAGACCGATGCATTTGTTTGGAGCTATGGGCTCAGTGATGTTTATCATTGGTTTTCTGGCGGCGGGATTCATTGGTTTTATGAAGTTATACAACCTTTATAATGACTTGCCCTATCATTTAATAACAGATAATCCGTGGTTTTACATTTCATTGACGACGATGGTATTGGGAACGCAATTATTTTTGGCTGGTTTTCTTGGCGAAATTATTTTAAGGACCAAGAATAATGAGGAACGATATAAGGTTTGGAAGGAACTGAATTAA